The Vibrio sp. B1FLJ16 DNA segment CAAGATTTAACCCGAGTTGCCGATAAAAATACAAACCAAAAGCAAACGGTTTCTTTTCCCATAATTTACCCAAGACATAAGAGGTAAAACGGAGTGAAGCCAAAGGAAGACTCAGAGGAGAATTCATGAAATTCAGGCATAAAGTTGTAACCGCTTCTTCAATCTTGCTGCTCATCACCGTGTCACTACTATCTATTAATCAGGTATTGACGATTCGTTCCCAAACTAAAGCGCATATTGAAACCAGCGTCCAGGAACTCTTAAGCAGTGTAAGAAACACCCTTCAAGCAGAAATGAATGCGAAGAAGGACCTCGCTCGTGCGACAACTCAGGTCATTGAGCTTAATTCTAACGACCAAGACTATGTACGAGATATCGTTGAAACCCCAACCCTTAAATCCAGTTACATTGCAATTGGTCTGGGATATGAAAGCAACGGTATTGTTATCGAGAATGACGATGGATGGGAACCTGACGCAAGTTACGATCCTCGTCAGCGTCCTTGGTATATCGATGCCAAAAACAAAGGTGATCTGGTCGTGACCGCACCATATGTTGATGCTTCATCTAAAAAGGTGATCATCTCTGTCGGAACCCCAGTTAAAACGAATGGTAAGTTCCAGGCAGCTATGTTTTACGACTTAGAACTGACTGCTTTGTCTGAGTTGGTTAACCAGGTAAACCTGTTTGATGCTGGTTACCTGTTTCTTGTATCCTCTGACGGAACAACGATTGCTCACCCTGATAGTAGTTTCCATGGCGAGAATCTAAGCCAATACCTCCCACAAATCGCTCTAGAGAGTTCGACTCAGGAATTCGAACTTGATAACAAGCCATATATGGCGAGCCTGACACATATTCCGGGTGAAGACTGGTATCTGGGTGCAGTGATCGACGAAAACGTCGCCTACGCAGAAGTCGCTCAATTACGTAACAGCGCAATCATCTATTCTATCATTGCGGTTATTGCGTCAATCATTGCTCTGACTCTGCTGATTCGCACGTTGATGCGTCCGCTGGATACACTCAACAACGCAATTAAGGATGTTGCATCCGGAAAAGGCGATCTTACGCGCCGCCTGGAGACTAACACCGATCCTGAGTTTTCTGAGCTAGCGAAAAATTTCAATACGTTCATTGAAAACCTGCAACATCAGATAATTGAATCGAAAAGTATTTCTGACCAAATCCTTAACGGCACACAAATGACTGCGAAGGGAGCAGAAGACTCAGCCAGCGCCACACAAACGCAGCTACAGGAACTGGAGCAGTTAGCGACAGCGATGCATGAGATGTCGGTGACGGCCACAGAAGTAGCGAATAACGCCCAAGGCGCAGCTAGTGCTGCAAAAGAGGCTGATCAAGCAACAGTTGAAGGATCATCGGTAGTAAGCGAATCAACTCAGACCATTAACCTTCTTTCAGACAGTATTGATCTTGCTGTCGAAGAAGTTCAGGTTCTTGAGTCAGCAACTGCGAACATCGAAACGATCCTTAAAGTGATTAATGACATCGCAGACCAAACTAACCTGCTTGCACTTAACGCTGCGATAGAAGCCGCTCGAGCGGGTGAATCTGGCCGTGGTTTCGCTGTCGTTGCTGATGAAGTACGTACGCTGGCTCAACGTACTCAAGAGTCAACCACAGAGATTCGCAGCATGATTGAACAGCTCCAGTCAGGTGCTGCATCCGTAGCCAATGCTATGCATCAAAGTAAAGGTAATGCCGTAGAAGCGGTAGAGAAAGCCGAGTTTGCTAATAATGCCCTTCAGCGCATCCGTGACGCAATCCAGCGTATCTCAGACATGAACTTACAGATTGCATCTGCGGCAGAAGAACAAAGCCTGGTTGCAGAAGAAATTAACAGTAACACGGTCAACATTAAAGACCTGTCTACTCAGGTTGCTGACTCTGCAAATATGACTAACGAGGCTATGCAAGTTCAGCAGGGACATGTCAGCAAGCAAGACGAGATACTCAATCGTTTTACCGTCTAAAGCTATCCGATAAAAACGAATAACAGCGAGCCTAGCTCGCTGTTTTTATTTCTGCTAAAGGTTATAACGCCTTAATCAGTAGAATGCATCTGACTATAGCTTTAAGTCGACGTGAACATAGCGGTCGTTAGAACGACGATAAAAGTGGTCATCAACTTTTAAATAGATCAAATTACCAATTTGGACAAACACGCTATTACTCGGAACCCGATCACGGTAGTAGTAGTGATGCCTCGGAGGTCTTGATTCCACCACTATTACTTCCCGATGTTTATGCTTGTGTTTGTGTTTACGCTTGTGGTGATGCGCATACTCTTCGTCATAATGCTGATGATGATCGCGTTTGTGGCCGTGCTTGTGTTTTGGATGAGCCGCCACGTCGGCACTAAACACACCTAACGACAGCATAACGCCAGCCATGGCATAGGATAATTGTTTTGGCACAACAGTTCCTCTTGTCGAAATTATCATCTACATCATAGGAAGTGCATGCCGAGCTCTTGTCAGTCCATTGCTAAGGATTTTCACCAAACCGTCAAACTTTCTTTTCTATATCAGTGATATGTCAGAGAGATAGCGCACGAGCGTGATTTCAGTTCCAATGCGGTAAGACCAATAAAAAAGCCGCACAGGATCAACCTGCGCGGCTCTCTGACAAACTAAATTTACTTTATACCGCTTGAGCTACCAGCAAGAAGCAGCCAAACAGAAACATCATGCTGATTCCGACTACACCGCCACCAGCCTCATAGATAGTGTTATCTTCAACAGGTACACGGCGCACTTTCATCGTCATCGATAGCGGAACAAATACCGCAAGGAACACCAGAATAATTCCTGCATAGCTAAGAATCGCTAAGAAGTGCTCCGGAGCAAATACCGCCCCTAATAAAGGCAATACAAACGTAGTCACGAATACCACTGGCTTGCTCGCTTGAAGTAAATCTGCGTTTTGATCGTACAATGCCATCGCTACGCCCAAGAAAGACGTCAACAATGCAAGGCCGGTAAACATTGACAGAATAAACTCAAGGCCAGAGTACTTCTGCCCTAGAACTGTAATCAGCTCGGTAACGTTTGAGTACTGCACTAGCTCATGTGGAGGTAAGTTCCCCACCACCGCCAGTAGCCACAACAGGTAACAAACAAGAGGAATGGTTGAACCGACAATGATCATATTACGCAGCTGAGTTTTCGTCGCTTCTTTGTTATACGTTACCAAAGAAGGAATCACCACCATAAAACCAAAGCTCGTAAACAGAACAGAACTGGTC contains these protein-coding regions:
- a CDS encoding methyl-accepting chemotaxis protein; translation: MKFRHKVVTASSILLLITVSLLSINQVLTIRSQTKAHIETSVQELLSSVRNTLQAEMNAKKDLARATTQVIELNSNDQDYVRDIVETPTLKSSYIAIGLGYESNGIVIENDDGWEPDASYDPRQRPWYIDAKNKGDLVVTAPYVDASSKKVIISVGTPVKTNGKFQAAMFYDLELTALSELVNQVNLFDAGYLFLVSSDGTTIAHPDSSFHGENLSQYLPQIALESSTQEFELDNKPYMASLTHIPGEDWYLGAVIDENVAYAEVAQLRNSAIIYSIIAVIASIIALTLLIRTLMRPLDTLNNAIKDVASGKGDLTRRLETNTDPEFSELAKNFNTFIENLQHQIIESKSISDQILNGTQMTAKGAEDSASATQTQLQELEQLATAMHEMSVTATEVANNAQGAASAAKEADQATVEGSSVVSESTQTINLLSDSIDLAVEEVQVLESATANIETILKVINDIADQTNLLALNAAIEAARAGESGRGFAVVADEVRTLAQRTQESTTEIRSMIEQLQSGAASVANAMHQSKGNAVEAVEKAEFANNALQRIRDAIQRISDMNLQIASAAEEQSLVAEEINSNTVNIKDLSTQVADSANMTNEAMQVQQGHVSKQDEILNRFTV
- a CDS encoding aromatic amino acid transport family protein — translated: MNLKLVGSSLIVAGTALGAGMLAIPMVLAQFGLLWGTLLMLFIWAGTTYAALLLLEASCKVGGGVSMNAIARETLGKGGQLVTNGLLYALLVCLLMAYIIGAGDLVQKVTASVGIPASTVSSQVGFTLLVGIIVSAGTGVVDKLNRVLFIGMIIALVFTLFALMPSVTFEGLDEVVSNDKVALIKTSSVLFTSFGFMVVIPSLVTYNKEATKTQLRNMIIVGSTIPLVCYLLWLLAVVGNLPPHELVQYSNVTELITVLGQKYSGLEFILSMFTGLALLTSFLGVAMALYDQNADLLQASKPVVFVTTFVLPLLGAVFAPEHFLAILSYAGIILVFLAVFVPLSMTMKVRRVPVEDNTIYEAGGGVVGISMMFLFGCFLLVAQAV